TGACCCCCGGCTGGAGCACAAAGGTGGAGCTGAGAATGAAAAAGATGATCAGCGTCAGGACCATGTCGATCAACGGCGTCATGTCAAATCCCGCACCCAGCGGCTTGATATTCCTGCGTAATTTCATGGCATTAAATGGGACAACACGAAAAACATTTTAACAAAGAAAACATGGAGATTCAGGAGAAACTCAACAACCTCGAACAAACTCTGTGATCTTTTTGTGAAATCCTGTTCATCCTGTAAATCCTGTCCTAAATGGGCCTCCGGAAAGGTTGGACCTCCAAATAACCAAACAGCTTTTAACGGCCCGGCTCACTCTTGGCATCGGTACTTTTGTTGTCTGCACTTTTGGCATCCGTACCTTTGATTTCCGGCTTCGCGACAACGGGTTCTTTCTTGCCGTCATCGGCCCCGATTTTCTCCGGCGGGGCCTCCTGCAGCAGATGCACCACCTCAATCCCCGCCCGTTCCATGTCGGTCACGATGGCGTTAAGCCGGGACACAAGGTAATTATAGGCCACATAACACGGAATGGCCACCACCAGGCCGCCGGCCGTGGTGATCAGGGCTTCCCAAATACCCCCCGCCAGGTCGCCGATGGGAGCGGCGCCCATCGCTTCGTTCATTTTAATAAAAGCCTTGATCATGCCGGTCACCGTTCCCAACAGCCCCAGCAACGGCGAAACACAGGCCACCGTCGTGAGCAGGATCATGTTCGCTTCAAGGCGCGGCATTTGCAGTTGCGCCACTTCCTGGACGATCTCCTTCAGCTCGGCCTTGGGCATGTTTCGCTTGAGCACGGCTGTTTGCACAACCCGGACCGCGGGGCCGTAGGCTTCGTCACAACGTTCGAGCACCTCGTTGTAACGTCCTTGGCGCAACAGATTGGCTATGCCCTTGAGAAAGTGGTCAAGATTGAGCGAGCAGCGATGATAAAAAATCAGGCGTTCGGCAAAAACACCCACCGCCAGTACGCTGCCGAAAAGCAGGAACCACATGATGGGGCCCCCGCGCTGCATGATGTCTAAAGGACCCGATATCATGATCTTGATTGTTTCCGGGAAAAATTCCCCCGGCCTCTGTTACCAGATGAAAGAACGGGTCTGGGCGACAATTTTGCCGTTCCTCACCACCGAAATGCGCCAGGAATTCACATCGCCGAATTCCTTGTACGTTTCGCCGGTAATCGAAAAATGGCCTTTGACGCTGCCTTCAATGCCTTTGTAGGGAATTTCCAGCGTGGTCACCTTGTCGCGCGTGTGCGACTGGCGGTAGTCCATCCGCAAAATCAAATCAGCCGCAGGGCCTTTATTCGCCCAGTTCACCGTATAATAATGGCCTTTGCGCGATTCCAATTGCGCCTGGGTCACCGCCCCGTAGTTATAGTATTTGAATTCCTCCGCAATGCTCTGGTTATTACCCGTATGGGTCACGCTGGGATCGTTCAAGAAATCATACACCTTGCCGATGCCGATCTTGGCATCCAATTCCACCGGCAGGTCCCAGGGCTCAACCCGCGGAGGATACGCCTTGGCTGGCGGAAGTTGGGATTGGGCGGCCGTTTCATTCTTGCTTGCGTCGGGAGCCTGCACAGAAACGGGCTCTGGAGCCTGTTTTTTCGACGGCTTTGGGTTGTCCGCCAGGAGCTGCGCCCCTGCGGCAAGAAGGATCAAGGTAAGAAGGACTGAAATTCGCATACTTTTTAATAGCGGCAAGGGCTGATAAGTGTCAATTCCGCTCGTTCGCCCCCTGAACCAGAAAAGTAATCTCCCCTCTGACCTTGCCCGCCCGGAAATACGCCAAAACCTCTTCAGGAGTGCCCCGTTTGACCTCCTCAAACTTTTTGGTCAGCTCCCGCGCCACGCAAACCGCATTCTGGGGAATCACAGCCACGCAATCCTCCAGGGTCCGCAGGAGCCGGTAGGGAGACTCAAAATATACGCTGGTGCTGTCGCGCCCGGCTGCGGCCAGCAATTCCTTCTGCCGTGCTCCTCCTTTGACCGGCAAAAAGCCGCCAAAATAAAACGGTGTAATCTTCATCCCGGACGCCACCAACGCATGCAATACGGCCGACGGTCCCGGAATCACCTCCACATCGACTCCCTGTTTCAAGCAATCCCGGATCAGGCGCTCTCCCGGATCTGAAATCCCCGGCATGCCGGCATCGCTGACCAGCGCGATCGACTCACCCCGCTCAAAACGGGAGGCGAACTCTTCCTTGCGCCGTGCTTCGTTGAATTTGTGGTAACTCACCTGGGACTTGGAAATTTCGTAATGCTGCAACAGCAAACCCGTATGACGCGTGTCCTCCGCGGCGATGAGGCTCACTTCCTTCAAGACCCGCAAGGCCCGTATCGTCAAGTCTTCCAGATTTCCGATCGGCGTTGCGACCACATAAAGCTTTCCTGGCATCCGGACATCCTGCGCGAAAAGGAGCGCGGGGCAATTCCGATTTCGGCCATGCTGTTTATAGAGTGCGGTGACAAGTCCGCCAGCCGCCGGGGACACGACACCGCTTTGGATTCCACGTTTATTCGTTCCGACACAGCGATACGAATGGAGGTACGATCACTGTGCCGTCCCATTGGTGTTGGCATAATACCCACTAATTCAGACGCAGTGCCAACACACTCACAACATTGTATAAGCAAAACAATCTCCGGCCATATTTTACTTATATAATCTGCTCCCGTTATTTTTGTGAATAACATTAAATTGTAACAAACTTGAAATTGACTCATAATACCTCATGGCTTTAGGTGTGAGGCCATGCTTGGAAAATCTTCAATCAGGATTTTCTTTTTTTGTGTCAGCGGCTGCCTTTTACCTGAATGGCATGGTCTTGTGGCAGATGCCGCGGGCACTTTGGCCTGTATTTCCGATACCCGTACCCCTGCCATCCCATGCTGTGATCGAAGAGCCTTCGGTGTGTCATTTATAATTATATAAGCAGTCAGCACAACAAACCTCTGACTACCCGATCCGGTCATTTTAGCCTTTAAACAGAAACAATAAAGGAAGGAACCTTATGAAAAATACAGAAAAATGGGTATGTCTTGCTGCTTTGGCAATTTTGAGTGCGACAGCCGCCAGAGCGGACACCATCAATAGCGGAGTTTACATTGGAAACCTCTCAATCCAGCCAGATACCGGGGCCAATCCTGTTGAAGCGGGCGACCTCACCCTATCCGGCGCATTGGATGTATTTGGCAATACTTTGAACTTGGGCACCGCAGGTTCCAGCCCTGGAATTAGTTTTACCTATACAGACGATGCTACTGGACAAACCACCACGATCAACTTGGCCGGAGCGCGTAACAGCACGACTTGGCGCTGGCAGCAGAACAGCAGTGGAGGGATGAAGGATAAGATGAAACTGGATCAGAACAACGTGCTGACGATACAGGCGCCGGACTACTCCGGTGGAAACGCGGGAAAAATTGTCCTGACACCCAACACCAGTGGCAGCCAGATCACCATTGACGGGAATGCATTGCTGACGGCCTCGGCCGCTGCGGGCATCTATTTAACTCAAAGCGCGGCGGACCAAAGATATACCCTGGCAAATTCAATTTGGGCAGCGTCAGGCTCGAATGGAATTGTCACTTCTGATTCGGTTGGGATTGGAACCAGCAATCCAAATCCCAATACGGCTTTAACAGTATCCGGTGGTGCTGCGGGAACGGCGTTACAGTTATATGCACGTTCTACCGACGGACAATCTACTCCCGTATTTTCCGTGGGAGATGCGATTGTGCCTAATCGGAATTGGATTGACTCGTACGGAATCATGAGAGTTGGAACAGGATTGGTGGTCGGTTCAAATACATTCAATGACCCCAATGTCGGCACCACGTTTCCAGTGGGATTGTATGTTGTAGGCGGCTCTTGCTCCATGTTTGTTTATGGCACGGACAGTAGCGACGACAGGGCGATGATGAGATTTAGATCCAAAAACTCAGCCTTGATGTACATGGGAGTAAAATATAATTCCGGCATGACGCAGTGCGGTTTTTTTAATCAAAACGGCGATTCTAACAATCCGTTAATGGTTATAAATAACGGCAATGCCGGCAATTCCGGCGGACAAGTCGGGATTGGCACAGGCAATCCGGCTGCGCAGTTGCAAATCAATGTGGCCAATCCAACTTATATCGGGCAAATAGTGAAGGGGGCAGCCTCACAAACAGCCAACCTCACACAGTGGCAGAATAGTTCAGGAACGGTATTGGCGAAAATTGATGCCAATGGAAATTTCACGACTAACGGTAATGCCACAGTTACCGGCAGCATGGCTGTGCAAGGCCCGATCACCGCCGCTCCCGGTGGAAACATCCCCATGTTCACAGGCAATTGATTGGAGCTTTTACCCGCATGACGCGACACTTTCCACGAGTTGTTCCACTAGGAGCACAGGCGTCCCACCTGCTCCTTCCGGCATCATGCCGGAAGGCTTTCTTTGTTTTTACGCGCCTCTGGAGAGTTGTTCACAGTTCCCGTTCCGTCCTTCGTCCTCTTGCGTCTTTTGCCCTTTGCGTCTTGGCGTTAAATTGCTTGGCTCCCTCTCTCTCCGCCACCCAGCCGGCTTGGTGGACCGCCCGCGGCGCGGTTAGCAGCTCTCTGAGCGCGAATGACTACGCGGTAGTCAACCAGGGCCAGCTCAAGCAGTTCACCCAAAAAGCCGTCCAAGAAATGAACGTCGGCCTGGCTGGTGGAGCGGGCAGCGACCTCAACACCCTCGTCACCGGCTGGCAGCAGGAATACCAAGCCAACGGTTGGAACGGGACCAACCCAAAGCCCTCCGACTTCACGGTAATGACCGTCGGCCAATTAAAATACATCGCCGGCAAAATCTGGAGCCGGTTGGTGGCCGCCGGCTACACCGCCTCAGCGCCCTCCTGGCTTGCCGTCAACGCAGCCACCGATAACCAGGCTGCCAACCTCGGTCAGCTCAAAACCGTCTTTAACTTTAATCTGAGCAACTTTCTGCCCGCCGCCTGGCAACAACAGAACTTTGGACATACTGGCGTGGATCCCAATGCCGATCCCGATGGCGACGGGCTCAGTAACCTCCAAGAATATCAGGGAGGCAGCGATCCCAACAACTATTACAACCAGGACTCCTACACCATCACCCCGCAGGTCACGATCGTCAGCGGAAACAACCAGACAAGTGATCCTGGTACCTTTGCAGCAAATCCTTTGCTTATCCAAGTAACCGACAGTGCAACAGGCCTGCCGCTCTCCAATGCGCCAATAACATTTAGTGTCACGCAAGGCGGAGGCAAGCTTACGACCATAAACACGCCCGTCGCCCAGCAATACGACAGCCTGCCCATGCGGACTGACATCAACGGCTATGCTGTTGTTTATCAAGGAACAACTGCAAATGTTTATTATTTGCAACCTGCCGGGGAAGGAATAATCAGCCAGATCAGCGTCACAGCGGGAACCGGGTTCCCCGCCCAATTTACGGTTACCACCAATTATATCAGTGTCCCGGCCGACCCAAGCAATTTCAGCGTGACCACAAACGGAGACGGCAGCCTGACTTACTCCTGGCAGGATAATTCCGGCAATGAGACGGGCTTTGTCATCCAGTATCAGCAAAGCAACGGCAATTGGGTACAGTTGGGAACGGTCGGCGCCAACCAAACCAGCTTCACCGTGGACGCCGCCACAGCCGCCGCCGCAGGCGTCAACGGTTCAACCAATGCCCGCAGCGTGGCCACCAACCCAGCCGGACAGTCAGGCGGTTCCAACCAAAGCAATCCCCCGCCGCCGATTCCTTCCTCTCCGACAAGCCTGAGCGGATCGTTTGACGATTCCGGCAACATGAACCTTTCCTGGACGCCTTCAGCGGGGGCAACCAGTTATCAGATCGAACGCGAAACGCTGAGCACAGGAACCTGGGAAAATCTGGGCACCGCAACGGGTGCCACTTATCAGGACACGAGCAGAACGGCCGGAACTGGTTATCATTACCGGGTCAGCGCAATCAATTCGACCGGCTCGGCAACTTCGAATGAATTCCCGGCTTCCAGCTATGCGGTGATTGATCTGGGATTGAATTTTGTGCCGGTTGGGATTAATAACAGCGGTGTGGTGGCGGGAAACGGGCCTCCAGACGGCAACCCAACAGGCGCTTGGGTCCCGCAAGTCTGGAATCAGGGGGTTCTGACTGCGCTTCAATTGTACCCGGGAAACGGGGTTAGCAGCTCTATTACCAGCATCGACGACTCCAAC
The DNA window shown above is from Candidatus Methylacidiphilales bacterium and carries:
- a CDS encoding MotA/TolQ/ExbB proton channel family protein, whose product is MISGPLDIMQRGGPIMWFLLFGSVLAVGVFAERLIFYHRCSLNLDHFLKGIANLLRQGRYNEVLERCDEAYGPAVRVVQTAVLKRNMPKAELKEIVQEVAQLQMPRLEANMILLTTVACVSPLLGLLGTVTGMIKAFIKMNEAMGAAPIGDLAGGIWEALITTAGGLVVAIPCYVAYNYLVSRLNAIVTDMERAGIEVVHLLQEAPPEKIGADDGKKEPVVAKPEIKGTDAKSADNKSTDAKSEPGR
- the rsmI gene encoding 16S rRNA (cytidine(1402)-2'-O)-methyltransferase, which gives rise to MPGKLYVVATPIGNLEDLTIRALRVLKEVSLIAAEDTRHTGLLLQHYEISKSQVSYHKFNEARRKEEFASRFERGESIALVSDAGMPGISDPGERLIRDCLKQGVDVEVIPGPSAVLHALVASGMKITPFYFGGFLPVKGGARQKELLAAAGRDSTSVYFESPYRLLRTLEDCVAVIPQNAVCVARELTKKFEEVKRGTPEEVLAYFRAGKVRGEITFLVQGANERN